In Betta splendens chromosome 22, fBetSpl5.4, whole genome shotgun sequence, the following proteins share a genomic window:
- the LOC114848774 gene encoding piggyBac transposable element-derived protein 3-like: MQEGLTQRALDAILSQVNPCDSDGEDIDLQPDSDSDSELSSDEVTRPQPKRACLGSDLTEAAEDSPVWREERVGARLPLTPIEAYAADGEPTPTARTSVSSRLESFLRFITLDMLHSIQECTIQHARRADHDSWFVDIPELMAFIAIVILQGVVKLPSLRDYWSSNLGNPQITGIMSRNRFQDIMRHLRFDDSSTRVERAKTDEFAAISGVWGSFVSNCISSYSPGPHIAVDAQLLPTKTRCRFLQYVASKPEKFGIKFWVACDAKSKYICNVLPCLGKDPSGPSGPSGPGGEDVVMRLMEPFLDKGRNVTTDSCFTSLSLAQRLLRRKTTILGAVDENHREIPQSAKQTDRKRLTTQVFSTSGATLTAYARTRRTSVHVLSSMHSVVHTENAPKRKPNTVALYSSTRCGADAMEQMLRNYSVRAATRRWPVAVFYYMIDMAALNAHALYGACTGRKERRADFLAELATELANPHVGEKKARKEQLLRQQPPTPEPGKRANCQVKRCNDNRATVRCVSYRYTCGKCRKEAPWHCQDCE; the protein is encoded by the exons ATGCAGGAAGGCCTCACTCAGCGAGCACTGGACGCGATCCTGAGCCAAGTCAACCCCTGTGACTCGGATGGAGAAGACATAGACCTTCAGCCGGATTCGGATTCCGACTCTGAGCTGTCTTCAG ATGAGGTGACTAGACCCCAACCAAAGAGAGCTTGTCTGGGGTCTGACCTGACGGAGGCGGCGGAAGACAGCCCCGTGTGGCGTGAAGAACGGGTGGGGGCGCGTCTCCCCCTCACCCCCATAGAAGCGTACGCCGCAGACGGAGAACCGACGCCCACGGCCAGGACAAGCGTCTCCAGTCGCCTCGAGAGCTTCCTGAGGTTCATCACTCTTGACATGCTTCATAGCATTCAAGAATGCACCATTCAACACGCACGGCGAGCGGACCACGATTCTTGGTTCGTGGACATCCCGGAACTAATGGCGTTTATTGCCATTGTCATCTTGCAGGGGGTCGTGAAGCTCCCATCACTAAGGGACTACTGGTCATCAAACCTGGGAAACCCACAGATCACTGGCATCATGTCGCGTAACCGCTTCCAGGACATCATGCGACACCTGCGCTTTGACGACAGCTCCACCCGCGTGGAGCGAGCGAAGACCGACGAGTTTGCTGCCATCTCCGGTGTGTGGGGGTCGTTTGTCTCCAACTGCATCTCCTCCTACAGCCCCGGTCCACACATCGCCGTTGATGCGCAGCTCCTCCCGACAAAGACTCGCTGCCGTTTCCTGCAGTACGTCGCGTCGAAGCCGGAGAAGTTTGGCATCAAGTTCTGGGTCGCCTGCGACGCGAAGTCCAAGTACATTTGCAACGTCCTCCCGTGTCTTGGCAAAGACCCCAGTGGTCCCAGTGGTCCCAGTGGTCCCGGTGGGGAAGACGTGGTGATGCGTCTGATGGAACCGTTCCTGGACAAGGGCAGAAACGTCACCACGGACAGTTGCTTCACGTCGCTGTCACTTGCGCAGCGACTGCTTCGCCGCAAAACCACCATCCTCGGCGCAGTCGACGAGAATCACCGGGAAATTCCTCAATCCGCTAAACAGACGGACCGCAAAAGACTCACCACTCAG GTGTTTTCGACCAGCGGTGCCACGCTGACGGCGTACGCGCGCACACGGAGGACGAGCGTGCACGTCCTGAGCAGCATGCACAGCGTGGTTCACACGGAGAACGCCCCCAAGCGGAAGCCGAACACGGTCGCCCTGTATAGCAGCACGAGGTGCGGCGCGgatgcgatggagcagatgctgCGGAACTACAGCGTCCGCGCAGCGACGCGCCGCTGGCCAGTGGCCGTGTTCTACTACATGATCGATATGGCGGCGCTGAATGCGCATGCGCTGTATGGAGCGTGCaccgggaggaaggagagacggGCGGACTTCCTGGCGGAGCTCGCCACGGAGTTGGCGAACCCACACGTGGGTGAGAAGAAGGCGCGAAAGGAGCAGCTGCTTCGGCAGCAGCCTCCCACACCTGAACCTGGAAAAAGAGCCAACTGTCAGGTCAAACGGTGCAATGACAATCGTGCCACTGTGCGATGTGTTAGCTACAGATACACATGTGGCAAATGCAGAAAGGAGGCACCATGGCATTGTCAGGACTGCGAGTAA
- the LOC114848781 gene encoding exocyst complex component 3-like protein yields MNFFKQLSHQLSHILRRSGSRAHLLENNGSTQADYDQDVGEHRGRVPLLELVRDHPAAASCSAVDGCLSKTPESVLEEQTRVCVDHLIQRSEPMHLPEPPADLDQDLQQHLSHLQEAVCNELIRLAHALEARGLMGQQVNFNHCQIFNHLDCLLLKVSSFKNCFILMNWGLKTYLSQEMLGHPDLREMDPIKHVDILLLSEWGVKAKNKLLEKAQEEMRVQLENILQHHRQQDVCDGNTDEAFVQTYVDAIGCIAAMPRNAQRISSKLSYEVKEVGFQELYIFVERYREEQTKVLKKMEKTDKLEMIQFFKTLKTCQELKKHIQTEGEEISSSLCKEILEMLKKIEDLTLELLRGVVTKVAKKHLQRYFQSDKQQFVLLIDSVSRMFPRLENCDQTVTLEVCKILVHSYIKYLLKTKVKKLQRCWNPDVGEAVSKDAGWLHAIMSDLAPGVQEWSNKMKKIEEVLDCSDINALKLIVAAMQKDSLIASEDLHRLLRWKGLSKRDVREVLDAICDDYNPGASSRAWCSCLGS; encoded by the exons ATGAATTTCTTTAAACAACTATCACATCAACTATCACATATTCTCAGGAGGAGCGGTAGCAGGGCACATTTATTAGAGAACAACGGCAGCACACAAGCAG ATTATGACCAGGATGTAGGAGAGCACCGTGGGAGGGTTCCGCTACTTGAGCTTGTCAGGGatcaccctgctgctgcctcctgctccgctgtgGATGGTTGTCTCTCCAAAACACCCGAGTCTGTTTTGGAAGAGCAGACAAGGGTTTGTGTGGATCACCTCATACAAAGATCAGAGCCCATGCACCTCCCAGAGCCACCAGCAGACCTGGACCAGGACCTCCAGCAACACCTGAGCCACCTGCAGGAGGCCGTATGCAATGAGCTCATACGGCTGGCTCACGCTTTGGAGGCCAGGGGCCTGATGGGGCAACAGGTAAACTTCAATCACTGTCAGATATTCAATCACCTGGACTGTCTGCTCCTGAAGGTCAGCTCCTTCAAGAATTGCTTCATCTTAATGAACTGGGGCCTGAAAACCTATTTGAG TCAGGAGATGCTTGGTCACCCTGACCTTAGAGAAATGGATCCTATAAAACATGTGGACATCCTGCTGCTCTCAGAATGGGGGGTGAAGGCCAAGAACAAGCTGCTTGAAAAAGCACAG GAAGAGATGAGAGTTCAACTGGAGAACAtcctgcagcatcacagacagCAAGACGTCTGTGACGGCAACACAGACGAAGCCTTTGTTCAAACCTATGTGGACGCTATTGGG TGCATCGCTGCCATGCCTCGGAACGCACAACGCATCAGCTCTAAACTGTCGTACGAAGTCAAAGAGGTTGGTTTCCAAGAGCTGTACATATTTGTGGAGAG GTACAGAGAAGAGCAGACCAAAGTTCTCAAGAAGAtggagaaaacagacaaactggagATGATACAGTTTTTCAAGACTTTGAAGACGTGTCAGGAACTCAA GAAGCACATCCAGACTGAAGGAGAAGAAATCAGTAGCTCGCTTTGTAAGGAAATCTTGGAAATGCTTAAAAAAATAGAAGATTTGACTCTAGAACTTCTGAGGGGCGTTGTAACAAAGGTGGCGAAG AAGCACCTTCAGCGTTACTTCCAGTCAGACAAACAGCAATTTGTGCTGTTGATTGATTCAGTGAGTAGGATGTTTCCACGTCTGGAGAACTGTGACCAa ACAGTGACTCTTGAAGTCTGCAAGATCCTCGTCCATAGTTACATCAAGTATCTTCTAAAAACAAAGGTGAAGAAACTGCAGCGGTGCTGGAACCCTGATGTCGGTGAAGCAGTGAGTAAAGATGCTGGCTGGCTTCACGCCATCATGTCGGACCTG GCTCCCGGCGTGCAGGAGTGGAGCAATAAGATGAAGAAAATCGAGGAGGTGCTGGACTGCAGCGACATCAACGCTCTGAAACTGATCGTTGCTGCAATGCAGAAGGACAGTTTAATAGCGAG TGAGGACCTGCACAGGCTGCTGCGATGGAAGGGTCTTTCCAAACGGGACGTCAGGGAGGTGCTGGACGCCATTTGTGACGACTACAACCCCGGAGCATCATCCAGAGCCTGGTGCTCATGTCTGGGGAGCTGA